The Desulfovibrio sp. Huiquan2017 genome includes a region encoding these proteins:
- a CDS encoding HAD family hydrolase, with the protein MKLDAIIFDFDGTLADVPLDFDFMKTKIAALGEVFMDERPVPDGTPALEWLDKLSRQVMERDRDEGMEFLSRGRLVIAATELDAARDGRLYEFTRPVLDDLKARGVAPGVISRNISAAIKTVFPDIEEHLKVFLPREAAPRLKPDPAHLLQALDLLGIAPERALMVGDHPMDVETGKRAGALAAGVTSGNIDAAGFAHLAPDFVAADVAALMRELERSGLI; encoded by the coding sequence TTGAAACTGGACGCCATCATCTTCGACTTCGACGGCACCCTGGCCGATGTACCTCTGGACTTCGATTTCATGAAGACCAAGATCGCGGCCCTGGGCGAGGTGTTCATGGACGAGCGCCCGGTGCCGGACGGCACGCCCGCCCTGGAGTGGCTGGACAAGCTCTCCCGGCAGGTCATGGAGCGCGATCGGGACGAGGGCATGGAGTTTTTGTCCCGGGGGCGGCTGGTCATTGCGGCCACGGAGCTGGATGCGGCCCGTGACGGCCGTCTGTACGAGTTCACCCGGCCGGTGCTCGACGACCTCAAGGCGCGCGGCGTGGCCCCGGGCGTGATTTCGCGGAATATCTCGGCGGCCATCAAGACGGTCTTCCCGGATATCGAGGAGCACCTCAAGGTCTTTCTGCCCCGGGAGGCCGCGCCCCGGCTCAAGCCGGACCCGGCGCACCTGCTCCAGGCCCTCGATCTGCTGGGCATTGCTCCCGAACGGGCGCTCATGGTCGGCGATCACCCCATGGATGTGGAGACCGGCAAGCGGGCCGGAGCACTGGCCGCGGGCGTGACCTCCGGGAACATCGACGCCGCCGGTTTCGCTCATCTGGCCCCGGATTTCGTGGCCGCCGACGTGGCCGCGCTCATGCGGGAACTCGAACGGTCCGGGCTGATTTAG
- a CDS encoding LysR family transcriptional regulator, translating to MELYQLKTFVVVAEEGHLTRASVRLHTSQPSVSAHIKALEEELETKLFIRTPKGMRLTEAGERIKVRAENVLKTARELTLEARSMGNELVGDLSLGLNTDAEYLRIVPLLTSLGEDHPRIVLQIQQRASTSVQGAIRDGRLDCGFIFGEPRYPEICALPLEKTRFFVAVPDIWKDRVDQGLAGLSGLPWIMDPSDNPLQQLIDPFFKSHGIKPSVQLEVDGDEVIRVLVAAGKGVSFLRRNEVQAANRIGRPVHALSYDELSIQANFVYLKRHDEDPVMRAVIDHVKRCWELD from the coding sequence ATGGAATTATACCAACTCAAGACGTTCGTGGTGGTGGCCGAGGAAGGACACCTGACCCGCGCCTCGGTGCGGCTGCACACCAGCCAGCCATCGGTCAGCGCCCACATCAAGGCCCTGGAGGAGGAGCTGGAAACCAAGCTGTTTATCCGCACGCCCAAGGGCATGCGCCTGACCGAGGCCGGAGAGCGCATCAAGGTCCGGGCCGAAAACGTGCTCAAGACGGCCCGCGAACTGACGCTGGAAGCGCGAAGTATGGGCAACGAACTGGTTGGCGACCTGTCGCTCGGGCTGAATACGGACGCCGAGTACCTGCGCATCGTGCCCCTGCTGACGTCCCTGGGCGAGGACCACCCCCGGATCGTGCTCCAGATCCAACAGCGCGCCTCCACTTCGGTCCAGGGGGCCATCCGCGACGGACGGCTGGACTGCGGATTCATCTTCGGCGAACCGCGCTACCCGGAGATATGCGCCCTGCCGCTCGAAAAGACGCGCTTCTTCGTGGCCGTTCCGGACATCTGGAAGGACCGCGTGGACCAGGGGCTGGCCGGGCTGTCCGGCTTGCCCTGGATCATGGACCCGTCCGACAACCCGTTGCAACAGCTCATCGACCCGTTCTTCAAGTCCCACGGGATCAAGCCCTCGGTCCAGCTGGAAGTGGACGGCGACGAGGTCATCCGCGTACTCGTGGCGGCGGGCAAAGGTGTTTCCTTCCTGCGACGCAACGAGGTCCAGGCGGCCAACCGCATCGGCCGTCCCGTGCATGCCCTGTCCTACGACGAGTTGTCCATCCAGGCGAACTTCGTCTACCTGAAGCGGCACGACGAGGACCCGGTCATGCGCGCGGTCATCGACCACGTCAAGCGCTGCTGGGAATTGGACTAA
- a CDS encoding DMT family transporter, with translation MTIAQIKTLIPENAQAKGRMAALTGGILLSFDPIFVRLSSVGGYETAFLFGLFSALSMFSLIQVTDERGLVKTMKESGWPAVLSGLIILGSASMFVLSIKHTTVANTMMILSGRPVLTAAAAWIFLKERTTGKLWLAIGGVICGMAVVVSGSLRSGNIHGDLLALLGVTCLALNGALWRHFKAMSRLLVVGLGGLFMAVVMAGPANLSAIPARTWLVMACMGLLSAPLGRVLNAVSSRYIPAAEMATYALISPVLAPLWVFALFREQPPAATALGGTIIMGAIAAYIAATRKRS, from the coding sequence ATGACCATAGCGCAAATCAAGACCCTCATCCCGGAAAACGCCCAGGCCAAAGGGCGCATGGCGGCCCTCACGGGCGGCATCCTGCTCAGCTTCGACCCGATCTTCGTCCGCCTGTCGAGCGTGGGCGGCTATGAAACCGCGTTCCTGTTCGGCTTGTTCTCCGCGCTGTCCATGTTCTCGCTCATCCAGGTTACGGACGAGCGCGGGCTGGTCAAAACCATGAAGGAAAGCGGCTGGCCCGCCGTGCTCTCCGGCCTGATCATCCTGGGCAGCGCCTCCATGTTCGTGCTCAGCATCAAGCACACCACCGTGGCCAACACCATGATGATCCTGAGCGGCAGGCCCGTGCTCACGGCCGCGGCGGCCTGGATATTTCTGAAGGAGCGCACCACCGGCAAACTCTGGCTGGCCATCGGCGGGGTCATCTGCGGCATGGCCGTGGTCGTGTCCGGATCCCTGCGATCGGGCAACATCCACGGCGATCTCCTGGCCCTGCTGGGCGTGACCTGCCTGGCCCTGAACGGCGCCCTGTGGCGGCACTTCAAGGCCATGAGCCGACTGCTGGTCGTGGGCCTGGGCGGCCTCTTCATGGCCGTGGTCATGGCCGGCCCGGCCAACCTCTCGGCCATCCCGGCCCGCACATGGCTGGTCATGGCCTGCATGGGACTGCTTTCCGCCCCGCTCGGCCGGGTCCTGAACGCCGTCTCCTCGCGCTACATTCCGGCCGCCGAAATGGCCACCTATGCCCTGATCAGCCCGGTTCTCGCGCCTCTCTGGGTCTTCGCCCTGTTCCGCGAACAGCCCCCGGCCGCCACGGCCCTAGGCGGCACCATCATCATGGGCGCCATCGCCGCCTACATCGCCGCCACGAGAAAACGGTCCTGA
- a CDS encoding TetR/AcrR family transcriptional regulator, translating into MKKMEVKREKNRAAILTAAREVFRSEGYVGAGMDRIAQLAGVTKQTVYRYFASKEVLYQASLAARHQDRKDGFLDALDLPDAREGLARFAEGFLRVHMAEDHLASVRLLLSEGPTAPEMTRAYYAVGPKLTEARLIGFLRERLGFEDPEYGVRLLLGGLLSLRMHVLVGLVPLPGPEQQREHARRIVDVFLAGRS; encoded by the coding sequence ATGAAGAAGATGGAAGTGAAGCGGGAGAAGAATCGGGCGGCCATTCTGACGGCGGCCCGGGAGGTCTTTCGTTCCGAGGGATACGTCGGGGCGGGCATGGACCGGATCGCGCAGTTGGCCGGGGTGACCAAGCAGACGGTGTATCGCTATTTCGCGTCCAAGGAGGTGTTGTACCAGGCCTCGCTGGCGGCTCGGCATCAGGACCGCAAGGACGGTTTCCTGGACGCCCTGGACCTGCCCGACGCGCGGGAGGGACTGGCGCGCTTCGCCGAGGGATTTTTGCGGGTGCACATGGCCGAGGACCATCTGGCGTCGGTCCGGCTGCTGCTGTCCGAGGGGCCGACCGCTCCGGAAATGACCCGCGCCTATTATGCGGTGGGACCGAAGTTGACCGAGGCCCGGCTGATCGGATTTCTGCGGGAGCGGCTCGGGTTCGAAGACCCCGAGTACGGGGTCAGGCTTCTTCTGGGCGGCCTATTGTCCCTGCGCATGCATGTTCTGGTGGGGCTGGTCCCGCTGCCGGGCCCGGAGCAACAGCGTGAGCATGCCCGTCGCATCGTGGACGTGTTCCTGGCCGGACGCTCCTGA
- a CDS encoding FtsX-like permease family protein, giving the protein MIGPFLRLTLRGMADLRLHPFAQVLTLLAVGMITLLTGLILIGMHNVNQELLRSRGKVEFQIYWKVGAPQDQVEKDWETVRAMDHLTGFKTFTPRTALTELATALGETGDFSWLAEKNPLPYSGLAAFAVPPEAQRAGWAADLLTRLKSLPGVDKVNYTPFQADLAQGWRTLTRLVVWPVLGFLALIVSLVVHNTIKLSLLTRMDEVEILSLVGASPAYIRWPLLIGGLAQGLLGAALGIGLLAATHSALADALNFPPFLIHLQFLPASQLLALAGAVALVSTLSSWVAVK; this is encoded by the coding sequence GTGATCGGACCGTTCCTTCGCCTGACCCTGCGCGGCATGGCCGACCTGCGCCTGCACCCCTTCGCCCAGGTGCTGACCCTGTTGGCCGTGGGCATGATCACCCTGCTTACCGGGCTGATCCTGATCGGCATGCACAACGTCAACCAGGAGTTGCTCCGCTCCCGGGGCAAGGTCGAGTTCCAGATCTATTGGAAGGTCGGCGCGCCCCAGGACCAAGTGGAGAAAGACTGGGAGACCGTCCGGGCCATGGACCATCTGACCGGCTTCAAGACATTCACGCCCCGGACCGCCCTGACCGAACTGGCCACCGCCCTGGGCGAGACCGGCGATTTTTCCTGGCTGGCCGAGAAGAACCCCCTGCCCTATTCCGGCCTGGCCGCGTTCGCCGTGCCGCCCGAGGCGCAACGGGCGGGGTGGGCCGCCGATCTGCTGACCCGGCTCAAATCCCTGCCCGGCGTGGACAAGGTCAACTACACCCCGTTCCAGGCGGACCTGGCCCAGGGTTGGCGAACCCTGACCCGCCTGGTGGTCTGGCCGGTTCTCGGCTTCCTGGCCCTGATCGTCTCGCTGGTGGTCCACAACACCATCAAACTCTCTCTGCTCACGCGCATGGACGAGGTCGAAATCCTCTCCCTGGTAGGCGCAAGCCCGGCCTACATCCGCTGGCCTCTGCTCATCGGCGGCCTGGCCCAGGGGCTTCTCGGCGCGGCACTGGGCATCGGCCTACTCGCCGCCACCCACTCGGCCTTGGCCGACGCCCTGAACTTTCCGCCCTTCCTCATCCACCTGCAATTCCTGCCCGCGAGCCAACTGCTCGCCCTGGCCGGGGCCGTTGCCCTGGTCTCCACCCTCTCCAGTTGGGTTGCCGTGAAATAG
- the ftsE gene encoding cell division ATP-binding protein FtsE, whose product MVNVERLSYNFGSYWALKDISFTLEKGEFLFLTGHSGAGKTTLLRLLYGALPVTRGRAAVAGFQLNTLKKRDIPKLRRKVGVVFQDFKILPERTVFDNVAMALEVRGMPRTHLERRVRAIIRALGLETRSYSLCERLSGGEQQRVAIARSMVANPELILADEPTGNLDVDLTLHLMEIFKQFHTYGTSVIMATHSTEVLECVPGARILHLQDGRIAGPGGDNGDEPDQFPDEPFDDPFADKEGL is encoded by the coding sequence ATGGTCAATGTGGAACGACTGTCCTACAACTTCGGGTCCTACTGGGCCCTCAAGGACATCTCCTTCACCCTGGAAAAAGGCGAGTTCCTTTTTCTCACGGGCCACTCGGGCGCGGGCAAGACCACGCTCCTGCGTCTGCTCTACGGCGCACTGCCCGTTACCCGGGGCCGCGCCGCTGTGGCCGGCTTTCAGCTCAACACTCTGAAAAAACGCGATATCCCCAAGCTCCGCCGCAAGGTCGGCGTGGTCTTCCAGGATTTCAAGATCCTGCCCGAGCGCACGGTCTTCGACAACGTGGCCATGGCGCTGGAGGTGCGGGGCATGCCCCGCACGCACCTGGAACGCCGCGTGCGCGCCATCATCCGGGCGCTGGGCCTGGAGACGCGCAGCTATTCCCTGTGCGAACGCCTCTCCGGCGGCGAACAGCAGCGCGTGGCCATCGCCCGGTCCATGGTCGCCAACCCCGAGCTTATCCTGGCCGACGAGCCCACCGGCAACCTGGATGTTGACCTGACCCTGCATCTCATGGAGATATTCAAGCAGTTCCACACCTACGGCACGTCCGTGATCATGGCCACCCACTCCACCGAAGTCCTGGAGTGCGTGCCGGGCGCGCGCATCCTCCATTTGCAGGACGGGCGCATCGCGGGTCCCGGCGGCGACAACGGCGACGAGCCGGATCAATTCCCGGACGAACCGTTCGACGATCCCTTCGCGGATAAGGAGGGACTGTGA
- a CDS encoding rubrerythrin family protein, giving the protein MSKTMENLKAAFAGESQANRKYLAYAEKADAEGKPGAAKVFRAAAAAETIHAHAHLRLMKGVGTTEENLKDAIEGETYEFKSMYPDMMEDAKAEGENAILRYFGFANEAEKVHAELYAAALEDSDKFADAEFYVCSVCGHTMVGEPTDKCPICGAAPKAYKKVEA; this is encoded by the coding sequence ATGAGCAAGACCATGGAAAATCTGAAAGCCGCTTTTGCCGGTGAGTCCCAGGCCAACCGCAAGTACCTCGCCTACGCCGAAAAGGCCGACGCCGAGGGCAAGCCCGGAGCCGCCAAGGTGTTCCGCGCCGCCGCTGCCGCCGAAACCATCCACGCCCATGCGCACCTGCGCCTGATGAAGGGCGTCGGCACCACCGAGGAGAATCTCAAGGACGCCATCGAAGGCGAGACCTACGAATTCAAATCCATGTATCCCGACATGATGGAGGACGCCAAGGCTGAAGGCGAGAACGCCATCCTGCGCTATTTCGGATTCGCCAACGAGGCGGAAAAAGTCCACGCCGAGCTGTACGCCGCGGCCCTGGAAGACTCGGACAAGTTCGCCGACGCCGAATTCTACGTCTGCTCCGTCTGCGGACACACCATGGTCGGCGAGCCCACCGACAAATGTCCCATCTGCGGCGCGGCCCCCAAGGCCTACAAGAAGGTCGAGGCCTAG
- a CDS encoding aminotransferase class IV, which yields MIHYRNNRYTSEGVLMDPASPAFRHGAGLYETVYYNGRDVLHLHRHLDRLLSSLRACGIPYAAVDFDEVVGQVVNRNGLGDRPARVDIFYPLEPGESSPVITAAPHEPKPYKAYRLCLCDDRHVSTLNALRSASRMFFHLALRQALARGFDDATLLDLNDDVLEASTGALVFEKHGHFVCADSPYRLPSIALELAATVLDILPVRLPLAELESFQHAYLLNSLIGMRPVVAVGETAFVPDGPTCDKVSALILGDSD from the coding sequence ATGATCCACTACCGCAACAACCGCTACACCTCGGAAGGCGTCCTCATGGACCCGGCGTCCCCGGCGTTCCGCCACGGCGCGGGACTCTACGAGACCGTCTATTACAACGGCCGGGACGTCCTCCACCTCCACCGCCACCTGGACCGCCTCCTCTCCTCCCTGCGCGCCTGCGGGATACCCTATGCCGCCGTGGACTTCGATGAGGTCGTCGGCCAGGTGGTCAACCGCAACGGGCTGGGGGACCGGCCCGCCCGGGTGGACATATTCTACCCCCTGGAGCCGGGAGAATCCTCGCCCGTGATCACGGCCGCCCCCCACGAGCCCAAGCCGTACAAGGCCTACCGGCTATGCCTCTGCGACGACCGCCATGTATCCACCCTCAACGCCCTGCGGAGCGCCAGCCGCATGTTCTTCCACCTGGCCCTGCGCCAGGCCCTGGCGCGCGGTTTCGACGACGCGACCCTGCTCGACCTGAACGACGACGTCCTGGAGGCGTCCACCGGGGCCTTGGTCTTCGAAAAGCACGGACATTTCGTCTGCGCGGACTCCCCCTACCGGCTGCCGTCCATCGCCCTGGAACTGGCCGCCACCGTGCTGGACATCCTGCCCGTGCGCCTGCCCCTGGCCGAACTTGAATCCTTCCAGCACGCCTACCTGCTCAATTCCCTCATCGGCATGCGCCCGGTGGTAGCCGTGGGCGAGACCGCCTTCGTGCCCGACGGCCCGACCTGCGACAAGGTCTCGGCCCTGATCCTGGGCGATTCGGACTAG
- a CDS encoding MerR family transcriptional regulator, with translation MADTYTHKDLAGLCGVSETTIKSYRRKFPGFIPVLTRGKPIRFKAEAGEVCLKIRDCFAKGMSVNETHKVLKEHFKEEPSARTRRPHSAAPVAPVESAPGISSEYMEKFFTTAGQMMQGMAGLATAQAKSEQRLRKVESALEKLLEIEAENKALFARLLDQAAPQPAAAPEPESEPESRPEPRPEPSPEPRLRARKIVNVRGPEGDVASYALERETPPAGEHPSEAFLNTPIVIHNDQGEFLGVPGRLPLAGFIKALAREADETASRWTRQDDTWIFTMTAPGGDTHDLHFISTTTPRGNLVVLLERLDVNDTRTSPQFLQEFFRQVKDKI, from the coding sequence ATGGCAGATACCTATACGCATAAGGACCTGGCCGGACTCTGCGGCGTTTCCGAAACCACCATAAAAAGCTACCGCCGCAAATTTCCCGGCTTCATCCCGGTCCTGACCCGGGGCAAACCCATCCGCTTCAAGGCCGAGGCCGGCGAGGTCTGCCTCAAGATCCGCGACTGCTTCGCCAAAGGCATGTCGGTCAACGAGACCCACAAAGTCTTAAAGGAACACTTCAAGGAAGAGCCGTCCGCGCGGACGCGCCGCCCCCATTCCGCGGCGCCCGTCGCCCCCGTGGAGAGTGCACCTGGCATTTCATCGGAATACATGGAGAAGTTCTTCACCACCGCCGGACAGATGATGCAGGGCATGGCCGGTCTGGCCACGGCCCAGGCTAAGTCCGAACAACGGTTGCGCAAGGTCGAATCCGCCCTGGAGAAACTCCTGGAGATCGAGGCCGAAAACAAGGCCCTCTTCGCCCGTCTCCTGGATCAGGCCGCTCCGCAACCGGCCGCCGCGCCCGAGCCCGAGTCTGAGCCCGAGTCCCGACCCGAGCCTCGCCCCGAACCGAGCCCCGAGCCCCGCCTGCGGGCGCGCAAGATCGTCAACGTGCGCGGTCCGGAAGGGGATGTGGCCTCCTACGCCCTGGAGCGGGAGACCCCGCCCGCCGGGGAACATCCCTCCGAGGCCTTCCTGAACACGCCCATCGTCATCCACAACGACCAGGGCGAATTCCTCGGCGTGCCCGGCAGGTTGCCCCTGGCCGGATTCATCAAGGCCCTCGCCCGCGAGGCCGATGAGACCGCCTCCAGGTGGACCCGGCAGGACGACACCTGGATCTTCACCATGACCGCCCCGGGCGGCGACACCCATGATCTGCACTTCATCTCCACCACCACTCCGCGCGGCAATCTCGTGGTCCTTTTGGAACGGCTGGACGTCAACGACACCAGGACCTCCCCCCAATTCCTCCAGGAGTTCTTCCGCCAGGTGAAAGACAAGATCTAG
- a CDS encoding HAMP domain-containing sensor histidine kinase, with amino-acid sequence MLSRRHIREIAVYALVLIVGIWASMRLDLYEAFHDWSREQEYWELDELVLSLLVVLICLVFFSFNRVRELHNRARLLEASRRDLAKAHERLRTLNRSRETFLTTACHELKSPLIGIVNAFELLRMSADEAEREELIGLAGEAARNLGLVVDSVLEFSRQESLAPVPTVFSPAELLASVRDMSRLQVRSKGLTLTVQPAEDAPALVRGSESVLRLVALNLVGNAMRYTDRGGIHVDLAYQSDPHGELVLTVSDTGRGIRPEDLEVIFEPYSMADGKGPGLGLGLSIVRRSVERCRGSVTVDSVLGEGSRFTVRLPAEAVDAP; translated from the coding sequence ATGCTCAGCAGAAGACACATTCGTGAAATAGCGGTTTATGCGCTGGTGCTCATAGTGGGCATCTGGGCGTCGATGCGTCTGGACCTCTATGAGGCCTTTCATGACTGGAGTCGGGAGCAGGAGTATTGGGAGCTGGATGAATTGGTTCTGTCCTTGTTGGTGGTTCTGATTTGCCTGGTGTTCTTTTCCTTCAATCGGGTGCGGGAACTGCACAACCGGGCCCGGCTGTTGGAGGCGTCCCGCCGGGACCTGGCCAAGGCCCATGAGCGTCTGCGCACCCTGAACCGTTCCAGGGAAACCTTCCTGACCACGGCCTGCCATGAGTTGAAAAGCCCGCTCATCGGCATCGTCAACGCCTTCGAGCTGTTACGGATGTCCGCGGACGAGGCCGAACGCGAGGAACTCATCGGGTTGGCCGGGGAGGCGGCCCGCAATCTGGGTCTCGTGGTGGACAGCGTGCTTGAATTTTCCCGGCAGGAATCCCTGGCTCCGGTCCCGACCGTCTTCTCCCCGGCCGAGTTGCTCGCCTCGGTTCGGGACATGTCCCGGCTCCAGGTGCGCAGCAAGGGGCTCACGCTCACGGTCCAACCGGCCGAGGATGCGCCCGCCCTGGTCCGCGGCAGCGAGAGCGTCCTGCGGCTGGTGGCCTTGAACCTGGTGGGCAACGCCATGCGCTATACGGATCGGGGCGGTATCCATGTGGATCTCGCCTACCAGTCCGACCCCCACGGGGAGTTGGTCCTGACCGTGTCCGACACCGGCCGGGGCATCCGTCCCGAGGATCTGGAAGTCATTTTCGAGCCGTATTCCATGGCCGACGGCAAGGGGCCCGGCCTGGGGCTCGGCCTGTCCATCGTCCGGCGTTCGGTGGAGCGCTGCCGGGGGAGCGTCACCGTGGACAGCGTTCTGGGCGAAGGGTCGCGCTTTACGGTCCGTCTTCCGGCCGAGGCCGTGGACGCGCCGTAG
- a CDS encoding methyl-accepting chemotaxis protein: protein MGIRSKLFLPLLGVALAMLVGGYLVLQSQFTELEDSFVSLTMRSKMDDVRQSITQLSESALQQAALFSRMPVVVETYAQANRGNMNDEADPVLQAARERLRKTLAPTLAGYKANVGQDFQLHFHLPTARSLLRTWREKQAKKEGKWVDISDDLSGFRNTVIDVNRTHKPVLGIEPGRGGFTIRGLAPVTAPDGAHLGSVEVLLGFDNILKTLEASGSVKALLYMDAKLLPVTTRLQDPAKNPVKDDRFVLIYGQKNATARALATPAILENGMRSAQVTVEGHDGVAVFPVKDYRGDTIGAIFLSMDISGQQAMMSAVAWMAGIGLLIVVIVPIVIIFWVVEYSVKRPIQQCAELASDIAQGNLESRSCKMRKDEMGVILDGMCDMNAHLADTIGHIRDISGEVADGCNELSLASDNLSQGANRQAAGIEEIAASLEEMSGSIRQTADIAAKTETTATRVSHDAETGGQAVARTVEAMKKIANEIGIIEDIARQTNLLALNAAIEAARAGEAGKGFAVVAAEVRTLAERSGTAAAGIGELSSTSVAVAEEAGDLLKRMVPDIQNTAGLIQEIAAAAAEQSQGIEQVSRAIQDSESVVQQNASTAEEVAATAVTLSDSSKNLHEAIGHFKLGDEDGNALKRY, encoded by the coding sequence ATGGGTATCCGTTCCAAGCTTTTTCTGCCCCTGCTGGGCGTGGCCCTGGCCATGCTGGTCGGCGGTTATCTCGTGTTGCAATCCCAATTCACCGAACTGGAGGACTCCTTCGTCTCCCTGACCATGCGAAGCAAGATGGACGACGTCCGGCAGTCCATTACCCAACTATCCGAAAGCGCCCTGCAACAGGCCGCCCTGTTCAGCCGCATGCCCGTGGTGGTCGAGACCTATGCCCAGGCCAACCGGGGAAACATGAACGACGAGGCCGATCCTGTGCTGCAGGCGGCCAGGGAGCGGCTGCGCAAAACCCTGGCCCCGACCCTTGCGGGCTACAAGGCAAATGTGGGCCAGGACTTCCAGCTCCACTTCCACCTGCCCACGGCCCGCAGCCTGCTGCGCACCTGGCGCGAAAAGCAAGCCAAGAAAGAGGGGAAGTGGGTGGATATCTCCGACGACCTGTCCGGATTCCGCAATACGGTCATCGACGTGAACCGGACCCACAAGCCGGTCCTGGGCATTGAGCCCGGCCGAGGCGGTTTCACCATCCGGGGCCTGGCGCCGGTGACCGCGCCCGACGGCGCGCACCTCGGGTCCGTGGAGGTGCTGCTCGGGTTCGACAACATCCTCAAGACCCTGGAGGCCTCGGGCTCGGTCAAGGCTTTGCTCTATATGGACGCCAAGCTGCTGCCCGTGACCACCCGCTTGCAGGACCCGGCCAAAAACCCGGTCAAGGACGACCGGTTCGTCCTCATCTACGGCCAGAAGAACGCGACCGCGCGGGCACTGGCTACACCCGCCATTCTGGAAAACGGCATGCGCTCGGCCCAGGTGACGGTGGAGGGCCACGACGGCGTGGCCGTGTTCCCGGTCAAGGACTACCGGGGCGACACCATCGGCGCCATTTTCCTGTCCATGGATATCTCCGGCCAACAAGCCATGATGTCCGCCGTGGCCTGGATGGCCGGGATCGGTTTGCTCATCGTCGTCATCGTGCCCATCGTGATCATTTTCTGGGTGGTGGAATACTCCGTGAAGCGGCCCATCCAGCAGTGCGCCGAGCTGGCCTCGGACATCGCCCAGGGCAACCTGGAGAGCCGGAGTTGCAAGATGCGCAAGGACGAGATGGGCGTCATCCTGGACGGCATGTGCGATATGAACGCCCATCTGGCCGACACCATCGGCCACATCCGGGACATCTCCGGCGAGGTGGCCGATGGGTGCAACGAACTTTCCCTGGCCAGCGACAACCTGTCCCAAGGGGCCAACCGGCAGGCCGCCGGAATAGAGGAGATCGCCGCCAGCCTTGAGGAAATGTCCGGCTCCATCCGGCAGACCGCGGACATCGCCGCCAAGACCGAGACCACCGCGACCCGGGTTTCGCACGATGCGGAAACCGGCGGCCAGGCTGTGGCCCGCACCGTGGAAGCCATGAAAAAAATCGCGAACGAGATCGGCATCATCGAGGATATCGCCCGCCAAACCAACCTCCTGGCGCTCAACGCGGCCATCGAGGCGGCCCGCGCGGGCGAGGCGGGCAAGGGTTTCGCCGTGGTCGCGGCCGAGGTGCGCACGCTGGCCGAGCGCTCGGGCACGGCCGCCGCGGGCATCGGCGAACTGTCCTCGACCAGCGTGGCCGTGGCCGAGGAGGCCGGGGACCTGCTCAAGCGCATGGTCCCCGACATCCAGAATACAGCCGGGCTGATTCAGGAAATCGCGGCAGCCGCCGCCGAGCAGAGCCAAGGCATTGAACAGGTGTCCCGGGCCATCCAGGACTCCGAGTCCGTGGTCCAGCAGAACGCTTCCACGGCCGAGGAGGTCGCGGCTACCGCCGTCACCCTGTCCGACAGTTCCAAAAACCTGCATGAGGCCATCGGCCACTTCAAGCTGGGCGACGAGGACGGGAACGCGCTGAAACGGTATTGA